A genomic region of Echeneis naucrates chromosome 24, fEcheNa1.1, whole genome shotgun sequence contains the following coding sequences:
- the kidins220b gene encoding kinase D-interacting substrate of 220 kDa B isoform X1 — protein MDTTTSIKMTTLAIQNLFSHVEEENLPALRAHLDRFKEVDGRSDNGQTPLMLAAEQGSLEIVQELIRRGANVNLDDVDCWSALISAAKEGHLEVVKELLENSAYIEHRDMGGWTALTWAAYKGRIEVTKVLLEHGANPNTTGQQYSVYPIIWAAGRGHATIVKVLLQNGAKVNCSDKYGTTPLIWASRKGHFDCVMHLLESGADVDQEGANSMTALIVAVKGGYTEVVKELLKRNPNVNMTDKDGNTALMIAAKEGYTEIVQDLLDAGTYVNIPDRSGDTVLIGAVRGGHVEIVRALLHKYADIDIRGQDNKTALYWAVEKGNATMVRDILQCNPDTETCTNDGETPLIKATKMRNIDIVELLLDKGAKVSAVDKRGDTPLHIAIRGRSRRLAELLLRNPKDGRLLYRPNKAGETPYNIDCSHQKSILTQIFGARHLSPTETDGDMLGYDLYSSALADILSEPTMQPPICVGLYAQWGSGKSFLLKKLEDEMKTFAGQQIEPLFQFSWLVVFLSLLLCGSVAIVLGFTVDPKLSLAVSLSLLALLYLFFVVVYFGGRREGESWNWAWLLSTRLARHIGYLELLLKLMFVNPPELPEQSTRALPVRFLFTDYNRLSSVGGETSMAEMIATLSDACEREFGFLATRLFRVFKTEETQGKRKWKKTCCVPSFILFVVVLTCLVTGLALLAVFKVDGENRTVNAVLIAISSVVGLALLLNCRTWWQVTDSVLNSQRKRLHSAANRMHKLKSEGFMKVLKNEVEMMARMAKTIDGFTQHQTRLAVVIDGLDSCEQDKVLQMLDTVRVLFSKGPFISIFASDPHIIIKAINQNLNSVLRDSNINGHDYMRNIVHLPVFLNSRGLSSARKMCTTAPANGDATNTESWHEELDRKLSQHSLGELTKFGSKTTLTRRDTYRRRQVQRSVTRQMSFDLTKLMVTEDWFSDISPQSMRRLLNIVSVTGRLLRANQISFNWDRLASWINLTEQWPYRTSWLILYLEETEAVPDQITLKTIYERVSKNIPTTKDVEPLLEIDGDVRSFEVFLSSRTPVLTARDIRTFLPCTVNLDPKLREIIADVRAAREQMNMGGVTYPPLPLQEAQPRPSSVYSQVSSACSPSASFSGGFNQPPGGGVSPQPPSSYYSGLAGTQHPFYNRPYFPHHLYQLPRPLMGPSYPSHFHPRPTPKTSYSRDFAAAPYKGSMRRKQGSASVVSGAPAILLSSMTTEAVCERVRQIEGIDQSMMGQYTATIRKANVNGRVLSQCNIDELKKEMSMNFGDWQLFRATVLDMRHIESQFLHEEAASEQDSVVAGHSEAGRRAMAPPHAGAANTDASPMYSFNLSFEELSTVGLDDPTRHGNMQWMGATHRTASMTSLNSQESSNDISRLTDKQQAEYRNAYQEYIAQMAQLEMGGGVGEKPVQPQPGQFVTSEDKSKDSSDQDGRKPFTKRSGSKPVADNADFPSNVDTLDPITEEDENGSSKSLLTRKTSAERVGLFQGATDLKLKPVGGLRYQKLTSDDEESEESDNAPLLKDGKKAGDPKLPTGSSLALKGKDYLSDAMLDKKDSSDSGVRSNESSPNHSLQDEEADLSQLERANLIELDEEGVARKRGLPSSLSSLQDPAVARMSICSEDQCSLLASSPEESWPSSKSYNLNRTPSNVTLNNNTNAQQTNRPRQLTEGSTSSNPTSSSVGDVILSSGSTTTSGTIASRPGPNNENVRVVHLKRGLKPGEPPEICTVSSDTVTFGEERESIL, from the exons ATGGACACCACCACGTCCATCAAGATGACCACTCTGGCCATCCAGAACCTGTTCAGTCACGTGGAGGAGGAGAACCTGCCGGCTCTCAGAGCTCACCTGGACCGCTTCAAGGAGGTGGATGGCCGTAGCGAT AACGGTCAGACTCCCCTGATGCTGGCGGCGGAGCAGGGCAGTCTTGAGATCGTCCAGGAGCTCATCAGGAGAGGAGCCAACGTAAACCTGGACGATGTG GACTGCTGGTCAGCCCTGATCTCTGCGGCTAAAGAAGGCCACCTGGAGGTGGtgaaggagctgctggagaacAGTGCCTACATCGAGCACAGAGATATG GGAGGATGGACAGCCCTGACATGGGCAGCTTACAAAGGTCGTATAGAGGTCACCAAGGTGCTGCTGGAGCATGGAGCCAACCCTAACACTACGGGACAG CAGTACAGTGTATATCCGATCATCTGGGCCGCAGGTCGAGGACACGCCACAATCGTCAAGGTTCTTCTGCAGAATGGAGCCAAAGTCAACTGTTCTGACAAG tatgggACTACTCCTCTGATCTGGGCGTCCAGAAAAGGACACTTCGACTGCGTGATGCACTTGCTAGAGAGTGGCGCTGACGTGGATCAGGAGGGGGCG AACTCGATGACGGCTCTGATTGTGGCGGTGAAGGGCGGCTACACAGAGGTGGtgaaggagctgctgaagaGGAACCCAAACGTCAACATGACGGACAAAGACGGGAACACGGCCCTGATGATCGCTGCCAAGGAGGGCTACACCGAGATTGTCCAGGACCTGCTGGATGCAGGGACATATGTCAACATCCCAGACCGG aGCGGCGACACAGTGCTGATTGGAGCAGTGAGGGGGGGTCATGTGGAGATCGTCAGAGCTCTGCTGCATAAATATGCCGACATTGACAtcagaggacag GACAATAAAACTGCTCTGTACTGGGCTGTGGAGAAAGGCAACGCCACCATGGTCAGAGACATCCTACAGTGTAACCCAGATACCGAGACCTGCACCAAT GATGGAGAGACACCTCTGATCAAAGCAACCAAGATGAGGAACATCGATATCGTGGAGTTGCTGCTGGATAAAGGAGCTAAAGTGTCGGCTGTCGACAAG AGAGGGGACACGCCCCTTCACATTGCCATCCGTGGTCGCAGCCGCCGCCTGGCTGAGCTCCTCCTCAGAAATCCCAAAGATGGCCGCCTGCTGTACCGGCCCAACAAGGCCGGGGAGACGCCATACAACATCGACTGCAGCCACCAGAAGAGCATCCTCACTCAGATCTTTGGAGCCC gtcACCTCTCCCCCACAGAGACGGACGGAGACATGTTGGGCTACGACCTGTACAGCTCTGCTCTGGCCGACATCCTCAGTGAGCCCACCATGCAGCCCCCCATCTGTGTCGGTCTGTACGCTCAGTGGGGGAGCGGCAAGTCCTTCCTGCTGAAGAAGCTGGAGg atgaGATGAAGACGTTTGCCGGTCAGCAGATCGAGCCGTTGTTTCAGTTCTCCTGGCTCGTcgtcttcctgtctctgctgctctgcggTTCCGTCGCCATCGTCCTCGGCTTCACTGTCGACCCCAAACTGTCCTTGGCGGTGTCCCTCAGCCTGCTGGCCCTGCTCTACCTTTTCTTTG TGGTCGTTTACTTTGGCGGGCGGCGTGAGGGCGAGAGCTGGAACTGGGCGTGGCTGCTCAGCACTCGTCTGGCACGTCACATCGGAtacctggagctgctgctgaagctgatgTTCGTTAACCCGCCGGAGCTGCCAGAGCAGAGCACCAGAGCTCTGCCCGTCAG GTTCCTGTTCACCGACTACAACCGACTGTCCAGCGTCGGCGGGGAGACATCAATGGCGGAGATGATCGCCACGCTGTCTGACGCCTGTGAGAGAGAGTTTGGCTTCCTTGCTACACGTCTGTTCAGAGTGTTTAAGACTGAGGAGACACAAG GAAAGAGGAAGTGGAAGAAGACGTGCTGCGTTCCGTCCTTCATCCTCTTTGTCGTGGTGCTGACCTGCCTGGTGACCGGCTTGGCGTTGCTGGCCGTCTTTAAGGTGGACGGGGAGAACCGTACGGTGAACGCCGTGCTCATCGCCATCAGCAGCGTGGTCGgtctggctctgctgctgaactgtAGGACGTGGTGGCAGGTGACCGACTCGGTGCTAAACTCTCAGAGGAAGAGGCTGCACAGCGCAGCCAACAGGATGCACAAGCTGAAGAGTGAGGGCTTCATGAAG GTCCTGAAAAATGAGGTGGAAATGATGGCAAGGATGGCGAAGACCATCGATGGCTTCACGCAGCATCAGACCAGGCTGGCTGTTGTGATTGATGGACTGGATTCCTGTGAACAGGACAAAGTTCTGCAGATGCTGGACACA GTCCGTGTTTTGTTCTCCAAAGGTCCCTTCATCTCCATCTTCGCCAGTGACCCGCACATCATCATCAAGGCCATCAACCAGAACCTGAACAGCGTCCTCCGAGACTCCAACATCAACGGCCACGACTACATGAGGAACATTGTCCATCTGCCCGTCTTCTTGAACAGCAGAGGTCTCTCCAGCGCCAGGAAGATGTGTACCACTGCTCCGGCCAATGGAGACGCCACCAACACCGAAA GTTGGCACGAGGAGTTGGACCGGAAGCTGTCGCAGCACAGTTTAGGAGAACTGACCAAGTTTGGCAGCAAAACAACATTGACTCGCcgg gaCACATACCGGCGGCGGCAGGTGCAGCGCTCTGTGACTCGTCAGATGTCATTCGACCTGACGAAGCTGATGGTGACAGAGGATTGGTTCAGTGACATCAGCCCACAGAGCATGAGGAGGCTGCTCAACATCGTGTCCGTCACAG GCCGTTTGCTGCGAGCCAATCAGATCAGCTTCAACTGGGACCGCCTGGCATCGTGGATCAACCTCACAGAGCAGTGGCCCTACAGGACCTCCTGGCTCATCCTGTACCTGGAGGAGACTGAGGCCGTCCCTGACCAGATCACGCTCAAGACCATCTAcgagag GGTGTCGAAGAACATCCCCACCACCAAAGACGTGGAGCCACTGCTGGAGATTGACGGGGACGTTCGCAGCTTTGAGGTCTTCCTGTCTTCACGGACACCCGTCCTGACAGCCAGAGACATCCGCACCTTCCTGCCCTGCACCGTCAACCTGGACCCCAAGCTGCGCGAGATCATAGCAG ATGTTCGTGCAGCCCGGGAGCAGATGAATATGGGTGGGGTCACGTACCCACCCCTCCCCCTGCAGGAAGCACAGCCCCGCCCCTCCTCGGTGTATAGTCAGGTGTCGTCGGCGTGCTCGCCCTCTGCCTCCTTCAGTGGAGGGTTCAACCAGCCCCCAGGGGGCGGGGTCTCGCCACAGCCACCCAGCAGCTACTACAGCGGCCTGGCCGGAACTCAGCACCCCTTCTACAACAGG CCATATTTCCCCCATCACCTTTACCAGCTGCCACGCCCCCTCATGGGCCCCTCCTACCCATCACACTTTCATCCACGCCCAACACCTAAAACCTCGTACAGCAGAGATTTCGCCGCTGCACCT TATAAAGGTTCTATGAGAAGGAAGCAG ggTTCGGCGTCTGTTGTGTCGGGCGCTCCCGCcatcctcctcagctccatgaCGACGGAGGCTGTTTGTGAGCGCGTGCGGCAGATAGAGGGCATCGATCAGAGTATGATGGGACAATACACCGCTACCATCAGGAAG GCCAACGTGAACGGCAGAGTTCTGTCTCAGTGTAACATTGACGAGCTGAAGAAGGAGATGAGCATGAACTTTGGAGACTGGCAGCTTTTCAGAGCCACg GTCCTGGATATGCGTCACATTGAGAGTCAGTTTCTGCATGAGGAGGCTGCCAGTGAGCAAGACAGCGTTGTCGCCGGTCACTCCGAAGCAGGAAGACGAGCCATGGCTCCACCTCACGCTGGTGCCGCCAACACAGATGCTTCACCGATGTATAGCTTCAACCTGAGCTTCGAGGAGCTGAGCACAGTGGGCCTGGATGATCCAACGCGACATGGAAACATGCAGTGGATG GGTGCCACTCACCGGACCGCCAGCATGACCAGCCTGAACTCCCAGGAGTCCTCCAACGACATCTCCAGGCTGACGGACAAGCAGCAGGCCGAGTATCGCAACGCCTACCAGGAGTACATCGCCCAGATGGCCCAGCTGGAGATGGGTGGTGGTGTTGGAGAGAAACCTGTCCAACCACAGCCAGGACAGTTTGTGACATCTGAGGACAAGAGCAAGGATAGCAGTGACCAGGATGGGCGCAAACCCTTCACCAAAAGGAGTGGCAGCAAGCCGGTGGCTGACAACGCTGACTTCCCCTCTAATGTCGACACCCTGGACCCAATCACAGAAGAGGACGAGAACGGATCCTCCAAGTCCCTGCTGACACGCAAAACCTCAGCCGAAAGAGTCGGGCTGTTCCAGGGGGCCACCGACCTGAAGCTGAAGCCTGTAGGAGGGCTGCGCTACCAGAAACTGACCAGTGACGACGAAGAGTCCGAGGAGTCAGACAATGCCCCCCTGCTGAAAGACGGAAAAAAGGCAGGTGACCCCAAACTGCCGACTGGCTCCTCACTGGCATTGAAGGGGAAGGACTACCTGTCAGACGCCATGCTGGACAAGAAGGACTCGTCTGACTCTGGTGTACGTTCCAACGAGAGCTCACCCAATCACTCGCTGCAGGATGAGGAGGCGGATCTGTCGCAGCTGGAGAGGGCCAATCTGATTGAGCTGGATGAGGAGGGCGTGGCCAGGAAGCGAGGTCTTCCCAGTAGCCTCAGCAGCCTCCAGGACCCGGCAGTGGCCCGCATGTCCATCTGCTCAGAGGATCAGTGTAGTCTGCTTGCAAGCAGCCCTGAAGAGAGCTGGCCTTCATCCAAGAGCTATAACCTGAACCGCACGCCAAGCAATGTCAcactcaacaacaacaccaatGCCCAGCAGACCAACCGTCCCCGCCAGCTTACAGAGGGCTCCACCTCCTCTaaccccacctcctcctctgttggTGATGTCATCTTGAGTTCTGGAAGCACCACCACTTCTGGGACTATTGCCAGCAGGCCGGGGCCAAACAACGAGAACGTCCGTGTAGTTCACCTGAAAAGGGGCCTGAAACCAGGAGAACCGCCAGAGATCTGCACCGTGTCCTCAGACACTGTCACCTTTGGAGAAGAGCGTGAAAGCATCCTGTGA
- the kidins220b gene encoding kinase D-interacting substrate of 220 kDa B isoform X3: MDTTTSIKMTTLAIQNLFSHVEEENLPALRAHLDRFKEVDGRSDNGQTPLMLAAEQGSLEIVQELIRRGANVNLDDVDCWSALISAAKEGHLEVVKELLENSAYIEHRDMGGWTALTWAAYKGRIEVTKVLLEHGANPNTTGQQYSVYPIIWAAGRGHATIVKVLLQNGAKVNCSDKYGTTPLIWASRKGHFDCVMHLLESGADVDQEGANSMTALIVAVKGGYTEVVKELLKRNPNVNMTDKDGNTALMIAAKEGYTEIVQDLLDAGTYVNIPDRSGDTVLIGAVRGGHVEIVRALLHKYADIDIRGQDNKTALYWAVEKGNATMVRDILQCNPDTETCTNDGETPLIKATKMRNIDIVELLLDKGAKVSAVDKRGDTPLHIAIRGRSRRLAELLLRNPKDGRLLYRPNKAGETPYNIDCSHQKSILTQIFGARHLSPTETDGDMLGYDLYSSALADILSEPTMQPPICVGLYAQWGSGKSFLLKKLEDEMKTFAGQQIEPLFQFSWLVVFLSLLLCGSVAIVLGFTVDPKLSLAVSLSLLALLYLFFVVVYFGGRREGESWNWAWLLSTRLARHIGYLELLLKLMFVNPPELPEQSTRALPVRFLFTDYNRLSSVGGETSMAEMIATLSDACEREFGFLATRLFRVFKTEETQGKRKWKKTCCVPSFILFVVVLTCLVTGLALLAVFKVDGENRTVNAVLIAISSVVGLALLLNCRTWWQVTDSVLNSQRKRLHSAANRMHKLKSEGFMKVLKNEVEMMARMAKTIDGFTQHQTRLAVVIDGLDSCEQDKVLQMLDTVRVLFSKGPFISIFASDPHIIIKAINQNLNSVLRDSNINGHDYMRNIVHLPVFLNSRGLSSARKMCTTAPANGDATNTESWHEELDRKLSQHSLGELTKFGSKTTLTRRDTYRRRQVQRSVTRQMSFDLTKLMVTEDWFSDISPQSMRRLLNIVSVTGRLLRANQISFNWDRLASWINLTEQWPYRTSWLILYLEETEAVPDQITLKTIYERVSKNIPTTKDVEPLLEIDGDVRSFEVFLSSRTPVLTARDIRTFLPCTVNLDPKLREIIADVRAAREQMNMGGVTYPPLPLQEAQPRPSSVYSQVSSACSPSASFSGGFNQPPGGGVSPQPPSSYYSGLAGTQHPFYNRPYFPHHLYQLPRPLMGPSYPSHFHPRPTPKTSYSRDFAAAPGSASVVSGAPAILLSSMTTEAVCERVRQIEGIDQSMMGQYTATIRKANVNGRVLSQCNIDELKKEMSMNFGDWQLFRATVLDMRHIESQFLHEEAASEQDSVVAGHSEAGRRAMAPPHAGAANTDASPMYSFNLSFEELSTVGLDDPTRHGNMQWMGATHRTASMTSLNSQESSNDISRLTDKQQAEYRNAYQEYIAQMAQLEMGGGVGEKPVQPQPGQFVTSEDKSKDSSDQDGRKPFTKRSGSKPVADNADFPSNVDTLDPITEEDENGSSKSLLTRKTSAERVGLFQGATDLKLKPVGGLRYQKLTSDDEESEESDNAPLLKDGKKAGDPKLPTGSSLALKGKDYLSDAMLDKKDSSDSGVRSNESSPNHSLQDEEADLSQLERANLIELDEEGVARKRGLPSSLSSLQDPAVARMSICSEDQCSLLASSPEESWPSSKSYNLNRTPSNVTLNNNTNAQQTNRPRQLTEGSTSSNPTSSSVGDVILSSGSTTTSGTIASRPGPNNENVRVVHLKRGLKPGEPPEICTVSSDTVTFGEERESIL, encoded by the exons ATGGACACCACCACGTCCATCAAGATGACCACTCTGGCCATCCAGAACCTGTTCAGTCACGTGGAGGAGGAGAACCTGCCGGCTCTCAGAGCTCACCTGGACCGCTTCAAGGAGGTGGATGGCCGTAGCGAT AACGGTCAGACTCCCCTGATGCTGGCGGCGGAGCAGGGCAGTCTTGAGATCGTCCAGGAGCTCATCAGGAGAGGAGCCAACGTAAACCTGGACGATGTG GACTGCTGGTCAGCCCTGATCTCTGCGGCTAAAGAAGGCCACCTGGAGGTGGtgaaggagctgctggagaacAGTGCCTACATCGAGCACAGAGATATG GGAGGATGGACAGCCCTGACATGGGCAGCTTACAAAGGTCGTATAGAGGTCACCAAGGTGCTGCTGGAGCATGGAGCCAACCCTAACACTACGGGACAG CAGTACAGTGTATATCCGATCATCTGGGCCGCAGGTCGAGGACACGCCACAATCGTCAAGGTTCTTCTGCAGAATGGAGCCAAAGTCAACTGTTCTGACAAG tatgggACTACTCCTCTGATCTGGGCGTCCAGAAAAGGACACTTCGACTGCGTGATGCACTTGCTAGAGAGTGGCGCTGACGTGGATCAGGAGGGGGCG AACTCGATGACGGCTCTGATTGTGGCGGTGAAGGGCGGCTACACAGAGGTGGtgaaggagctgctgaagaGGAACCCAAACGTCAACATGACGGACAAAGACGGGAACACGGCCCTGATGATCGCTGCCAAGGAGGGCTACACCGAGATTGTCCAGGACCTGCTGGATGCAGGGACATATGTCAACATCCCAGACCGG aGCGGCGACACAGTGCTGATTGGAGCAGTGAGGGGGGGTCATGTGGAGATCGTCAGAGCTCTGCTGCATAAATATGCCGACATTGACAtcagaggacag GACAATAAAACTGCTCTGTACTGGGCTGTGGAGAAAGGCAACGCCACCATGGTCAGAGACATCCTACAGTGTAACCCAGATACCGAGACCTGCACCAAT GATGGAGAGACACCTCTGATCAAAGCAACCAAGATGAGGAACATCGATATCGTGGAGTTGCTGCTGGATAAAGGAGCTAAAGTGTCGGCTGTCGACAAG AGAGGGGACACGCCCCTTCACATTGCCATCCGTGGTCGCAGCCGCCGCCTGGCTGAGCTCCTCCTCAGAAATCCCAAAGATGGCCGCCTGCTGTACCGGCCCAACAAGGCCGGGGAGACGCCATACAACATCGACTGCAGCCACCAGAAGAGCATCCTCACTCAGATCTTTGGAGCCC gtcACCTCTCCCCCACAGAGACGGACGGAGACATGTTGGGCTACGACCTGTACAGCTCTGCTCTGGCCGACATCCTCAGTGAGCCCACCATGCAGCCCCCCATCTGTGTCGGTCTGTACGCTCAGTGGGGGAGCGGCAAGTCCTTCCTGCTGAAGAAGCTGGAGg atgaGATGAAGACGTTTGCCGGTCAGCAGATCGAGCCGTTGTTTCAGTTCTCCTGGCTCGTcgtcttcctgtctctgctgctctgcggTTCCGTCGCCATCGTCCTCGGCTTCACTGTCGACCCCAAACTGTCCTTGGCGGTGTCCCTCAGCCTGCTGGCCCTGCTCTACCTTTTCTTTG TGGTCGTTTACTTTGGCGGGCGGCGTGAGGGCGAGAGCTGGAACTGGGCGTGGCTGCTCAGCACTCGTCTGGCACGTCACATCGGAtacctggagctgctgctgaagctgatgTTCGTTAACCCGCCGGAGCTGCCAGAGCAGAGCACCAGAGCTCTGCCCGTCAG GTTCCTGTTCACCGACTACAACCGACTGTCCAGCGTCGGCGGGGAGACATCAATGGCGGAGATGATCGCCACGCTGTCTGACGCCTGTGAGAGAGAGTTTGGCTTCCTTGCTACACGTCTGTTCAGAGTGTTTAAGACTGAGGAGACACAAG GAAAGAGGAAGTGGAAGAAGACGTGCTGCGTTCCGTCCTTCATCCTCTTTGTCGTGGTGCTGACCTGCCTGGTGACCGGCTTGGCGTTGCTGGCCGTCTTTAAGGTGGACGGGGAGAACCGTACGGTGAACGCCGTGCTCATCGCCATCAGCAGCGTGGTCGgtctggctctgctgctgaactgtAGGACGTGGTGGCAGGTGACCGACTCGGTGCTAAACTCTCAGAGGAAGAGGCTGCACAGCGCAGCCAACAGGATGCACAAGCTGAAGAGTGAGGGCTTCATGAAG GTCCTGAAAAATGAGGTGGAAATGATGGCAAGGATGGCGAAGACCATCGATGGCTTCACGCAGCATCAGACCAGGCTGGCTGTTGTGATTGATGGACTGGATTCCTGTGAACAGGACAAAGTTCTGCAGATGCTGGACACA GTCCGTGTTTTGTTCTCCAAAGGTCCCTTCATCTCCATCTTCGCCAGTGACCCGCACATCATCATCAAGGCCATCAACCAGAACCTGAACAGCGTCCTCCGAGACTCCAACATCAACGGCCACGACTACATGAGGAACATTGTCCATCTGCCCGTCTTCTTGAACAGCAGAGGTCTCTCCAGCGCCAGGAAGATGTGTACCACTGCTCCGGCCAATGGAGACGCCACCAACACCGAAA GTTGGCACGAGGAGTTGGACCGGAAGCTGTCGCAGCACAGTTTAGGAGAACTGACCAAGTTTGGCAGCAAAACAACATTGACTCGCcgg gaCACATACCGGCGGCGGCAGGTGCAGCGCTCTGTGACTCGTCAGATGTCATTCGACCTGACGAAGCTGATGGTGACAGAGGATTGGTTCAGTGACATCAGCCCACAGAGCATGAGGAGGCTGCTCAACATCGTGTCCGTCACAG GCCGTTTGCTGCGAGCCAATCAGATCAGCTTCAACTGGGACCGCCTGGCATCGTGGATCAACCTCACAGAGCAGTGGCCCTACAGGACCTCCTGGCTCATCCTGTACCTGGAGGAGACTGAGGCCGTCCCTGACCAGATCACGCTCAAGACCATCTAcgagag GGTGTCGAAGAACATCCCCACCACCAAAGACGTGGAGCCACTGCTGGAGATTGACGGGGACGTTCGCAGCTTTGAGGTCTTCCTGTCTTCACGGACACCCGTCCTGACAGCCAGAGACATCCGCACCTTCCTGCCCTGCACCGTCAACCTGGACCCCAAGCTGCGCGAGATCATAGCAG ATGTTCGTGCAGCCCGGGAGCAGATGAATATGGGTGGGGTCACGTACCCACCCCTCCCCCTGCAGGAAGCACAGCCCCGCCCCTCCTCGGTGTATAGTCAGGTGTCGTCGGCGTGCTCGCCCTCTGCCTCCTTCAGTGGAGGGTTCAACCAGCCCCCAGGGGGCGGGGTCTCGCCACAGCCACCCAGCAGCTACTACAGCGGCCTGGCCGGAACTCAGCACCCCTTCTACAACAGG CCATATTTCCCCCATCACCTTTACCAGCTGCCACGCCCCCTCATGGGCCCCTCCTACCCATCACACTTTCATCCACGCCCAACACCTAAAACCTCGTACAGCAGAGATTTCGCCGCTGCACCT ggTTCGGCGTCTGTTGTGTCGGGCGCTCCCGCcatcctcctcagctccatgaCGACGGAGGCTGTTTGTGAGCGCGTGCGGCAGATAGAGGGCATCGATCAGAGTATGATGGGACAATACACCGCTACCATCAGGAAG GCCAACGTGAACGGCAGAGTTCTGTCTCAGTGTAACATTGACGAGCTGAAGAAGGAGATGAGCATGAACTTTGGAGACTGGCAGCTTTTCAGAGCCACg GTCCTGGATATGCGTCACATTGAGAGTCAGTTTCTGCATGAGGAGGCTGCCAGTGAGCAAGACAGCGTTGTCGCCGGTCACTCCGAAGCAGGAAGACGAGCCATGGCTCCACCTCACGCTGGTGCCGCCAACACAGATGCTTCACCGATGTATAGCTTCAACCTGAGCTTCGAGGAGCTGAGCACAGTGGGCCTGGATGATCCAACGCGACATGGAAACATGCAGTGGATG GGTGCCACTCACCGGACCGCCAGCATGACCAGCCTGAACTCCCAGGAGTCCTCCAACGACATCTCCAGGCTGACGGACAAGCAGCAGGCCGAGTATCGCAACGCCTACCAGGAGTACATCGCCCAGATGGCCCAGCTGGAGATGGGTGGTGGTGTTGGAGAGAAACCTGTCCAACCACAGCCAGGACAGTTTGTGACATCTGAGGACAAGAGCAAGGATAGCAGTGACCAGGATGGGCGCAAACCCTTCACCAAAAGGAGTGGCAGCAAGCCGGTGGCTGACAACGCTGACTTCCCCTCTAATGTCGACACCCTGGACCCAATCACAGAAGAGGACGAGAACGGATCCTCCAAGTCCCTGCTGACACGCAAAACCTCAGCCGAAAGAGTCGGGCTGTTCCAGGGGGCCACCGACCTGAAGCTGAAGCCTGTAGGAGGGCTGCGCTACCAGAAACTGACCAGTGACGACGAAGAGTCCGAGGAGTCAGACAATGCCCCCCTGCTGAAAGACGGAAAAAAGGCAGGTGACCCCAAACTGCCGACTGGCTCCTCACTGGCATTGAAGGGGAAGGACTACCTGTCAGACGCCATGCTGGACAAGAAGGACTCGTCTGACTCTGGTGTACGTTCCAACGAGAGCTCACCCAATCACTCGCTGCAGGATGAGGAGGCGGATCTGTCGCAGCTGGAGAGGGCCAATCTGATTGAGCTGGATGAGGAGGGCGTGGCCAGGAAGCGAGGTCTTCCCAGTAGCCTCAGCAGCCTCCAGGACCCGGCAGTGGCCCGCATGTCCATCTGCTCAGAGGATCAGTGTAGTCTGCTTGCAAGCAGCCCTGAAGAGAGCTGGCCTTCATCCAAGAGCTATAACCTGAACCGCACGCCAAGCAATGTCAcactcaacaacaacaccaatGCCCAGCAGACCAACCGTCCCCGCCAGCTTACAGAGGGCTCCACCTCCTCTaaccccacctcctcctctgttggTGATGTCATCTTGAGTTCTGGAAGCACCACCACTTCTGGGACTATTGCCAGCAGGCCGGGGCCAAACAACGAGAACGTCCGTGTAGTTCACCTGAAAAGGGGCCTGAAACCAGGAGAACCGCCAGAGATCTGCACCGTGTCCTCAGACACTGTCACCTTTGGAGAAGAGCGTGAAAGCATCCTGTGA